A stretch of the Photobacterium sp. CCB-ST2H9 genome encodes the following:
- a CDS encoding non-ribosomal peptide synthetase yields the protein MHNVYGSYTPWQQAHPQQAVLYKMFLENAAKCDLYKISQRYQVRNCAVEQLSKSIQKVISDLPVLGARFRCTKDVVEVCFAHGYTPSVQQNQDNDVLSSHQFTRADLEQGELVKVSVSPGENCCQFILSIHHIVCDAHTLAWIEARLEKELAGKLEPSTASADLASYQAYTDEVIAWHDSEERASQLSYWRNRLTDYQSDVALVNLEKQIDRADDAAFSYAFQLGEPALNRFNHVVESAEVTPFILMLALSEIFIARHFDQEKFILNTSLDQRGYWNASTDVGLYSSYLPVCCHVKPEQHFGDLLAQIQDDFYEGLINGKASLYDLIVESGVDVTRASALLEFTESAGAHGALEYLSSFNEKIDFPLVISACRTASSLNIKVMGRADHYQHESTFHGMCLALQQLIEKTLSHPDVNVAISQINDDVYQKTEEQLSFHSEPSHLIREFEKAVQEYSQCPAIRFEQEIYTFDWLNQKANTIARTLINAFEIRPQATICILMERSALLLPIIIGILKTRAQYVPLSPYDGEARLRNQLELTQPDLVITSPVFEGMLDGLRSEGIVTDRALFESDESSENLALAYSPDDIAYTIFTSGSTGLPKGVVVPHQGITHTVLYRQHYYGLDTSDVILQYPSVFYDSAVNDYFSTLLSGALLVLFRDSDRNDVAALARLIKSHRVTHFMMVPAIYSVLLESHSDSLKGVRQVVLCGDTLSMSLIHHHQTSLPETEVYNEYGPAETSVWSTVYQFGPEDDEVLIGKGIAHHLVDIIHPKWGLCFDNEVGEICVSGPGLAQGYLRNPAVTEEKFVAHPIHGQRMYRTGDLASRNAAGELRFVGRVDNFVKIAGAGVELEEVERVIAETLSVNRFHLVHVEGDDNIGTLLCLYEQGTNTGLLNRERLLTFLPARMVPAHYLDVAEIPLSVNGKVDRKALKRIAQDYLSSLEQTAAFLPAEQLQQIWRKTLGNVEICETTSLYELGASSLDFIQLSKDLNESLANPIPLKALMTRSTFKEWLSLYETATKGRQAHSTASDVWSASASACRYLVTSLLQQDKSIFNILDYWKFDREFPVAHLRQACQAVIRQHDVLSSAFLFEKGRITSKPVTVDIDQVYQELEIQDGSLEETLNRIFKSSLSLTTQLFQFYLLHHGTERYFVMLIHHAIADVFSIDRIMADIERHSFAAGAVERSDSEAHGEQHAIDATYLREAEQYWAQSPAGGDVYQLNLPADFPREQKTGAGSVCHHVLSGFRREVASAARRYRTTEFTVLSSALALMLSDITQSSRVSFGFPYNIRRLLSSEEVGCFLNPLPVAMDIAAHTATDQVIHAVSQTLADSMAYGAYPFERMISDKGIKWPKGRFPLFDVGLTLESLDIPEIPGSKHTIKQSFTPERVFSQNDFWFYINFEQDDIVLDVLFDTSLYREESIAHFIAVFSRKLHEIVSSNQVAV from the coding sequence ATGCATAACGTTTACGGTTCGTACACACCATGGCAGCAGGCACATCCTCAGCAGGCTGTGCTGTACAAAATGTTTCTGGAGAATGCCGCGAAGTGTGATTTGTACAAAATCAGCCAGCGTTATCAGGTGCGTAATTGCGCCGTGGAACAGCTGAGCAAATCCATTCAGAAGGTCATCTCTGATTTGCCTGTGCTGGGTGCACGATTCAGATGCACAAAGGATGTTGTGGAAGTGTGTTTTGCCCATGGGTATACGCCTTCGGTTCAGCAGAACCAAGACAATGACGTGCTGTCATCACACCAGTTTACCCGCGCAGATCTAGAGCAGGGCGAGCTGGTCAAAGTATCGGTCAGTCCCGGGGAAAACTGCTGTCAGTTTATCCTGTCCATTCATCATATTGTCTGTGATGCGCACACACTGGCATGGATTGAGGCGCGGCTGGAAAAAGAGCTGGCAGGCAAACTTGAACCGTCCACAGCATCGGCTGATCTGGCGTCTTACCAGGCCTACACTGATGAAGTTATTGCCTGGCATGACAGCGAAGAGAGAGCGTCACAGCTCAGTTACTGGCGGAACCGGTTGACGGACTATCAGTCAGACGTGGCTTTGGTCAATCTCGAAAAACAGATCGATCGGGCTGACGATGCTGCTTTTTCCTATGCGTTTCAGCTTGGGGAGCCGGCACTGAATCGGTTTAACCATGTTGTTGAATCTGCTGAAGTCACGCCTTTTATTCTGATGCTGGCGCTTAGCGAGATTTTTATTGCCAGACATTTTGATCAAGAGAAATTTATTCTGAATACAAGTCTGGACCAGCGCGGTTACTGGAACGCGTCCACAGATGTCGGATTATATTCAAGTTATTTGCCCGTGTGTTGTCATGTGAAGCCTGAGCAGCATTTCGGTGATCTCCTTGCGCAGATTCAGGATGATTTCTATGAAGGGCTGATCAACGGAAAGGCCTCACTGTACGATCTGATTGTTGAGTCCGGCGTCGATGTGACACGGGCCTCTGCGCTGCTGGAATTTACGGAAAGTGCCGGGGCACACGGAGCACTGGAATATCTGAGCTCTTTCAATGAGAAAATTGATTTTCCGTTGGTGATTTCGGCCTGCCGAACGGCTTCCTCATTGAATATCAAAGTAATGGGGCGGGCTGACCACTACCAGCATGAATCAACGTTCCATGGAATGTGTCTGGCCTTACAACAGCTGATTGAAAAAACACTGTCACACCCGGATGTAAATGTCGCGATCAGTCAAATAAATGATGACGTTTATCAAAAGACGGAAGAACAGCTGTCATTTCACAGCGAGCCCAGTCATCTGATCCGTGAATTTGAAAAAGCCGTACAAGAATACAGCCAATGCCCGGCAATCCGGTTTGAGCAGGAAATCTATACGTTTGACTGGTTGAATCAAAAAGCAAATACAATTGCGAGAACACTCATCAACGCCTTTGAGATTCGGCCACAGGCAACCATCTGTATTCTGATGGAACGTAGTGCTCTGTTGCTGCCGATCATTATCGGTATCCTCAAAACCCGTGCCCAGTATGTACCGTTGTCCCCGTATGATGGGGAGGCGCGGCTGCGCAACCAGCTTGAACTCACGCAGCCGGATCTGGTGATAACGAGCCCGGTGTTTGAAGGGATGCTGGATGGACTTCGCTCTGAAGGAATTGTTACGGATCGGGCGTTGTTTGAGTCTGATGAAAGTTCTGAGAATCTGGCGCTGGCGTACTCTCCGGATGACATTGCGTATACAATTTTTACGTCGGGCTCAACGGGGTTGCCGAAAGGTGTGGTGGTTCCTCATCAGGGCATAACCCATACCGTGCTTTACCGTCAGCATTACTACGGCCTGGATACCAGTGATGTCATTCTTCAGTATCCATCCGTGTTTTATGACTCCGCAGTGAACGACTACTTTTCTACCTTACTGTCCGGCGCGTTGCTGGTGCTGTTTCGCGACAGTGACAGAAATGATGTGGCTGCATTAGCCCGGTTGATCAAAAGCCATCGGGTCACTCATTTCATGATGGTGCCTGCGATTTATTCAGTCTTGTTAGAAAGCCACTCCGACAGCCTGAAAGGGGTCAGACAGGTCGTTTTATGCGGCGATACTCTCAGCATGTCTTTAATTCATCATCACCAGACGAGTCTGCCGGAGACCGAGGTTTATAACGAATACGGTCCGGCTGAAACGTCAGTCTGGAGTACCGTTTATCAGTTTGGTCCTGAAGATGATGAGGTACTGATTGGCAAAGGCATTGCTCACCATCTGGTTGATATTATTCATCCGAAGTGGGGGCTTTGCTTTGACAATGAAGTCGGCGAAATTTGTGTCAGCGGTCCGGGCCTCGCACAAGGCTATCTGAGAAATCCGGCGGTCACGGAAGAGAAATTTGTCGCTCATCCGATTCACGGACAAAGAATGTATCGGACTGGCGATCTGGCGTCCCGGAATGCGGCAGGTGAATTGCGCTTTGTCGGACGGGTAGATAACTTCGTGAAAATAGCCGGGGCGGGCGTTGAATTAGAAGAAGTCGAGCGGGTCATTGCCGAAACACTGTCCGTGAACCGCTTTCATCTGGTTCATGTCGAAGGGGACGATAATATTGGGACGTTGCTGTGTCTGTATGAGCAGGGGACGAACACCGGATTATTGAATCGTGAGCGGTTACTGACATTTCTGCCTGCCCGAATGGTTCCTGCGCATTATCTTGATGTTGCTGAGATTCCGTTGTCGGTGAACGGAAAAGTCGACAGAAAAGCCTTAAAACGCATTGCACAGGATTATCTGAGCTCGCTGGAGCAAACGGCGGCATTCTTGCCAGCAGAGCAGCTTCAGCAAATCTGGCGTAAAACGCTGGGTAATGTGGAAATCTGCGAGACTACCAGTCTTTATGAGCTGGGGGCATCCAGTCTGGATTTCATTCAGCTGTCAAAAGATCTGAATGAGTCGCTGGCCAATCCAATTCCACTGAAAGCGTTGATGACGCGTTCAACCTTCAAGGAATGGTTGTCACTTTACGAGACGGCAACAAAGGGCCGTCAGGCGCACTCAACTGCCAGTGATGTCTGGAGCGCTTCCGCTTCGGCTTGTCGCTATCTGGTGACGAGCCTACTCCAGCAGGATAAATCAATCTTTAACATTCTGGATTACTGGAAGTTCGATAGAGAATTTCCTGTGGCTCACTTGCGTCAGGCTTGTCAGGCGGTCATCCGTCAGCATGACGTTCTGTCTTCTGCATTCCTGTTTGAAAAAGGAAGGATCACCAGCAAGCCTGTGACTGTTGATATCGACCAGGTTTATCAGGAACTGGAAATTCAGGACGGTTCGCTGGAAGAAACGCTCAACCGAATATTCAAAAGCAGTCTATCTCTGACAACCCAGCTGTTTCAGTTTTATTTATTGCACCATGGTACAGAACGATATTTCGTCATGCTGATTCATCATGCTATCGCGGATGTTTTCAGCATTGACAGGATCATGGCAGATATCGAAAGGCATTCTTTTGCTGCAGGTGCAGTGGAACGCAGTGATTCAGAGGCACACGGCGAACAACATGCAATTGATGCAACGTATCTCCGGGAGGCCGAGCAGTACTGGGCCCAGAGCCCGGCAGGGGGGGACGTTTACCAGCTGAACTTGCCTGCAGACTTTCCCAGAGAACAAAAAACCGGGGCGGGCAGTGTCTGTCATCATGTCCTGTCCGGCTTCAGACGCGAGGTTGCTTCTGCAGCCCGGCGCTACCGGACCACCGAATTTACCGTGCTGTCATCGGCTCTGGCTTTGATGTTAAGCGACATCACTCAGTCCTCCCGGGTGTCGTTTGGCTTTCCATATAACATCCGCCGCTTGCTCAGCAGCGAGGAAGTCGGCTGCTTTTTAAATCCGCTACCGGTCGCGATGGATATCGCGGCTCATACAGCGACCGATCAAGTCATTCACGCTGTTTCTCAAACTCTGGCCGACAGCATGGCCTATGGCGCGTATCCGTTCGAACGGATGATCTCGGATAAAGGAATCAAGTGGCCCAAGGGGCGCTTTCCGCTGTTTGATGTCGGTCTGACGTTAGAGTCGCTGGATATACCCGAAATACCGGGCTCAAAACATACGATTAAACAGTCGTTTACCCCGGAACGGGTGTTTTCCCAAAATGACTTTTGGTTCTATATCAATTTTGAACAGGACGATATCGTGCTGGATGTTTTGTTTGATACCTCACTGTATCGCGAAGAAAGCATCGCACATTTCATTGCGGTGTTTTCCCGGAAGCTTCATGAAATCGTCAGTTCTAATCAGGTCGCGGTGTAG